A single genomic interval of bacterium harbors:
- the selB gene encoding selenocysteine-specific translation elongation factor translates to MHPVTIGTAGHIDHGKSALVRALTGTDPDRLAEEQRRGMTLDLGFAHLDLSGGRRVGIVDVPGHEALVHNMLSGAGGIDLVMLVVAADEGAMPQTREHLDILRFLCPRGGVVVINKMDLAPDPEWVAAVEEDLVGLVAGTVLDGAPVVRVSAKTGEGLADLVAVLERLVEGVPERSADGPARLPVDRSFTMQGFGTVVTGTVWNGRIRHGDTLVLLPSGRETRVRGVQVHGEAVGEAAAGSRAAVNVTGIEKNEVGRGDVLATPGAFRVTDRLDVRLRMLPRAPALRHAARLHVHIGAGETIARVALIGSAALGPGEEALAQLRLDKPVVAVHGDRFVVRRYSPTSTMGGGIVLNPAPPQRRRRAGDAAELEAVEQGGVTALVAAAVAARGRGGMLPAEVAAASGVPEGAALEALTKAVADGVVQAVGDRLYAASVVGEARSIIKETLGTHHRTVPWRRGMPREELKSRVQAGARDRLFDAVVSELLGCGSLREAQGLLALAAHVPQVREDDGRVREALLALLERRGSSPPPDEEIGRLGPPEALERAFQMLMDDGLIVQIAPDLRLAAATAERVRQTILEMTRDGTAVTVALLRDRLQTNRKNALALLEYMDSVRVTRRVGDRRVLGPLAEQPLWPPG, encoded by the coding sequence ATGCATCCGGTGACAATCGGCACCGCAGGGCACATAGACCACGGCAAGAGCGCGCTGGTGCGGGCGCTGACCGGCACGGACCCCGACCGGCTGGCCGAGGAACAGCGGCGTGGAATGACCCTCGACCTGGGCTTCGCGCACCTAGACCTGAGCGGGGGCCGGCGCGTGGGCATCGTGGACGTCCCAGGACACGAGGCGCTGGTCCACAACATGCTCTCAGGCGCTGGGGGCATTGACCTGGTCATGCTCGTGGTGGCCGCCGACGAAGGGGCGATGCCCCAGACCCGGGAGCACTTGGACATCCTGCGGTTTCTCTGCCCCCGGGGCGGCGTGGTGGTCATCAACAAGATGGACCTGGCCCCTGATCCTGAATGGGTGGCCGCGGTGGAGGAGGATCTGGTAGGACTGGTCGCCGGTACGGTCCTGGATGGTGCGCCGGTTGTGCGCGTCTCGGCGAAGACCGGCGAGGGGCTGGCAGACCTTGTGGCCGTGCTCGAACGGTTGGTGGAGGGGGTACCGGAAAGATCGGCCGACGGACCGGCCCGCCTGCCGGTGGACCGCTCGTTCACCATGCAGGGGTTTGGGACCGTGGTGACGGGCACGGTCTGGAACGGGCGCATCCGGCACGGGGACACGCTGGTACTGCTTCCCTCGGGCCGTGAGACCAGAGTGCGCGGGGTTCAGGTCCACGGCGAGGCGGTGGGGGAGGCCGCGGCAGGCAGCCGTGCCGCCGTCAACGTGACCGGGATCGAGAAGAACGAGGTCGGCCGCGGGGATGTTCTGGCGACGCCCGGCGCTTTTCGGGTTACCGACCGGCTGGACGTCCGATTGAGGATGCTGCCGCGCGCGCCCGCGCTCCGGCACGCCGCGCGGTTGCACGTCCACATCGGCGCCGGCGAGACGATCGCACGTGTGGCGCTGATCGGCAGTGCAGCGCTGGGGCCAGGTGAGGAGGCTCTGGCCCAGCTCCGTCTGGACAAGCCCGTGGTAGCGGTGCACGGCGACCGGTTCGTGGTGCGGCGCTACTCGCCTACCAGCACCATGGGTGGCGGCATCGTCCTGAACCCTGCGCCGCCCCAACGCCGCAGGAGGGCAGGGGATGCAGCCGAGCTGGAAGCCGTCGAGCAGGGCGGGGTTACGGCGCTGGTGGCCGCGGCGGTGGCGGCGCGCGGTCGTGGCGGGATGCTCCCCGCCGAGGTCGCGGCGGCTTCCGGCGTGCCGGAAGGCGCCGCCCTAGAGGCGCTCACAAAGGCGGTGGCAGACGGAGTGGTCCAGGCCGTGGGCGACCGGCTCTACGCGGCTTCGGTGGTAGGCGAGGCCCGCAGTATCATCAAGGAAACGCTTGGGACGCACCACCGGACCGTGCCTTGGCGCCGCGGCATGCCCCGGGAAGAGCTCAAGAGCAGGGTTCAGGCAGGCGCTCGGGACCGCCTGTTCGATGCCGTGGTCTCGGAGCTCCTGGGCTGCGGAAGCCTGAGGGAAGCCCAGGGCCTGCTGGCGCTGGCCGCTCACGTGCCCCAGGTCCGAGAGGACGATGGGCGCGTGCGTGAGGCCCTCCTGGCGCTGCTGGAGCGCCGGGGTAGCTCACCACCCCCTGACGAGGAGATTGGGCGCCTGGGCCCGCCTGAGGCCCTGGAAAGGGCATTCCAGATGCTCATGGACGACGGCCTGATAGTCCAGATCGCACCCGATCTTCGGCTTGCTGCGGCCACCGCAGAGCGTGTGAGGCAAACCATCCTGGAGATGACCCGGGATGGCACCGCCGTGACCGTTGCATTGCTGCGGGACCGGCTGCAGACCAACCGCAAGAATGCCCTGGCGCTGCTGGAGTACATGGATTCCGTGCGGGTGACGCGACGCGTGGGAGATCGGCGGGTCCTGGGGCCCCTGGCCGAGCAGCCGCTATGGCCGCCCGGCTAG
- the ilvD gene encoding dihydroxy-acid dehydratase, with the protein MDNPTAINPKHRSREITEGAQRAPHRAMLRATGLDDDDLRRPIAGVASTWNEVTPCNLNLDVQAQWVKAGVRASGGVPQEFCTIAVSDAIAMGHEGMKASLVSREVIADSIELMARAQCFDTLVAIAGCDKSLPGSVMALARLNLPGVFLYGGTIMPGEFEGKDVTIQDVYEAVGMHAQGHMTAEALDSLERRACPGAGSCGGFYTANTMAAAIEAIGLSVPGAASIPAVDPRREQACRASGEAAMRMLREGIRPRDILTREAFENAIRVVVALGGSTNAVLHLLAIAHEAGVALSLEDFDNLSRATPHIGDLRPGGQYIMADLDRVGGVPVVMRSLLDAGLLNGGAMTVTGRTLRENLSGVEATGFPVVVPVSQPLEREGGLAVLWGSLAPEGAVIKTAGVTRKTHQGPARVFDREEDAFAAIINGQIGSGDVVVIRYEGPRGGPGMREMLAVTSTLVGRGLGQEVALITDGRFSGATRGVMIGHVAPEAAVGGPIALVREGDTILVDIPNRRLNLEVPADEIERRRQAWAAPPPRYTRGALAKYARLVSSAARGAICDKFD; encoded by the coding sequence GTGGACAACCCCACCGCCATCAACCCCAAGCACCGCAGTCGTGAGATCACGGAAGGTGCCCAGCGTGCCCCGCACAGGGCGATGCTGCGGGCCACCGGGTTGGACGACGACGACCTGCGCCGCCCCATCGCCGGGGTGGCCAGCACATGGAACGAGGTCACGCCGTGCAATCTGAATCTTGACGTCCAGGCGCAGTGGGTGAAGGCCGGGGTGCGTGCCTCGGGCGGGGTGCCCCAGGAGTTCTGCACTATCGCCGTCAGCGACGCCATCGCCATGGGCCACGAAGGGATGAAGGCCTCCCTGGTGAGCCGCGAGGTGATAGCCGATTCGATCGAGCTGATGGCACGCGCCCAGTGTTTCGACACGCTCGTGGCCATCGCGGGGTGCGACAAGAGCCTGCCCGGATCGGTGATGGCACTGGCCCGGCTCAACCTGCCCGGAGTCTTCCTCTACGGCGGCACCATAATGCCGGGCGAGTTCGAAGGAAAGGACGTCACGATACAGGATGTCTACGAGGCGGTGGGAATGCACGCGCAGGGCCACATGACCGCCGAGGCCTTGGACTCCCTGGAGCGCCGCGCCTGCCCGGGTGCCGGTAGCTGCGGTGGATTCTACACTGCCAACACCATGGCCGCGGCGATCGAGGCGATCGGTCTGTCGGTGCCCGGCGCGGCCTCGATCCCTGCCGTGGACCCACGGCGCGAGCAGGCGTGCCGCGCCAGCGGGGAGGCCGCCATGCGAATGCTGCGGGAGGGCATCCGGCCGCGTGACATCCTGACGCGGGAGGCGTTCGAGAACGCGATCCGCGTGGTGGTCGCCCTCGGCGGCAGCACCAACGCGGTGCTGCATCTCCTGGCAATAGCCCATGAGGCCGGCGTCGCCCTATCCCTGGAGGACTTCGACAACCTCAGCCGCGCAACACCCCACATCGGCGATCTCCGGCCGGGCGGGCAATACATCATGGCGGATCTCGACCGTGTCGGCGGTGTCCCCGTGGTAATGCGCTCGCTGCTGGACGCGGGCCTGCTGAACGGGGGGGCTATGACCGTCACCGGGCGTACGCTGCGTGAGAACCTGTCCGGCGTGGAGGCGACGGGCTTTCCGGTTGTCGTGCCTGTGAGCCAGCCGTTGGAGCGCGAGGGAGGCCTGGCGGTGCTTTGGGGCAGCCTGGCACCGGAGGGCGCCGTTATCAAGACCGCGGGCGTAACCCGGAAAACGCACCAGGGGCCGGCCCGCGTCTTCGACCGCGAGGAGGACGCGTTCGCCGCGATCATCAACGGGCAGATCGGCTCCGGTGACGTGGTCGTGATCCGCTACGAAGGCCCCAGGGGCGGTCCGGGTATGCGAGAGATGCTGGCGGTTACCTCGACGCTCGTCGGCCGAGGGCTGGGCCAGGAGGTGGCGTTGATCACCGACGGCCGTTTCTCCGGGGCCACGCGGGGCGTGATGATCGGGCACGTCGCACCGGAAGCGGCCGTGGGCGGGCCGATTGCCCTGGTGCGCGAGGGCGACACGATCCTGGTTGACATCCCAAACCGCCGCCTGAACCTGGAGGTGCCCGCCGACGAGATCGAACGGCGCAGGCAGGCGTGGGCGGCGCCGCCTCCCCGGTACACGCGCGGCGCGCTGGCCAAGTACGCGCGGCTGGTATCCTCCGCGGCGCGGGGCGCGATCTGCGACAAGTTCGACTAG
- a CDS encoding PHP domain-containing protein produces the protein MRIDLHTHTLASDGLMDAASLVAEAGSRGVGLLAVSDHDTTAGVDDALSAGKKAGVEVWPAVELSCDVEAGEVHVLGYFVDHRRNWFQVLLGRLREGRADRAARMVGRLAALGVPVTYERVVTLAAGGALGRPHVARALVEAGHVRDTAEAFDRFIGRGGPAYAERLKLTPAQAIELIRAAGGLAVLAHPGWGTDDEMIRELAGAGLDGVEVYYPDHSPYQVEHYRDLAVRLGLLMTGGTDFHGGAMATRVPVGSQYVPEAVVAPIREAAARRHPQAEPPALQLLTG, from the coding sequence GTGCGGATTGACCTCCATACCCACACCCTGGCGTCGGATGGGCTTATGGACGCGGCCTCTCTGGTCGCCGAGGCCGGATCCCGGGGCGTGGGGCTGCTCGCCGTCTCCGACCACGATACGACCGCCGGCGTGGACGATGCCCTCTCAGCGGGGAAGAAGGCCGGCGTGGAGGTCTGGCCGGCGGTGGAGCTCTCCTGCGACGTCGAGGCAGGCGAGGTTCACGTGCTGGGGTACTTCGTGGATCACCGCAGGAACTGGTTTCAGGTGCTGCTCGGCCGGCTGCGCGAAGGCCGCGCGGATCGCGCGGCGCGCATGGTTGGAAGACTGGCAGCGCTGGGGGTGCCGGTTACCTACGAGCGGGTCGTGACGCTGGCGGCCGGGGGGGCGCTCGGCCGGCCGCACGTGGCCCGGGCGCTTGTCGAGGCCGGCCACGTACGGGACACCGCCGAGGCCTTCGATCGCTTCATCGGGCGCGGAGGGCCTGCCTACGCCGAGCGGCTCAAGCTGACGCCGGCACAGGCTATCGAGCTCATCCGTGCTGCCGGCGGGCTGGCGGTGCTTGCGCACCCCGGGTGGGGAACCGATGATGAGATGATTCGCGAGCTGGCTGGGGCCGGTCTGGACGGCGTTGAGGTTTACTACCCGGACCACAGCCCATATCAGGTGGAGCACTACAGGGATCTGGCAGTAAGGTTGGGCCTCCTGATGACCGGCGGCACGGATTTCCACGGCGGTGCCATGGCCACGCGCGTGCCCGTGGGCAGCCAGTACGTTCCGGAAGCGGTCGTCGCGCCGATTCGTGAGGCCGCCGCGCGCCGGCACCCTCAGGCCGAACCGCCGGCGCTGCAACTGCTCACAGGATGA
- the mutS gene encoding DNA mismatch repair protein MutS gives MTRDSSLTPMMRQYQELKARHPGALLMFRLGDFYELFFDDAQVAARELEIVLTSREVGKGRRAPMCGVPHHALSGHLARLVDRGYRVAICDQVEDPRKARGLVRREVTRVVTPGTVMDAALLPAREHRYLAAVAGGGGAWGVAAVDLSTGDFLATQIEGPDADRRLADEIARLDPREIAVPAGEVPDQAATEGGAGQTAGGRWTQLDAWRFEPGVARRALLDHFLVASLDGFGCEGLTLATSAAGALVQYLQQTQQSPLAHLRGLRVYGTESVLEIDEITRRNLDLLRNRNDGSARHTLIGVLDETMTAMGGRLLREWLLRPLLDVEAIAARHRAVGAALEDRLRREAVRGTLRALPDLARLVGRIGHGSATARDLCALREGLQRLPVLREEVGQLPDARFAGIAGALDPHGDVTAHIARALVDDPTTGLRDGGMIRPGYEPALDRLREAASGGKAWIAGLEASERERTGIRSLRVGFNKVFGYYIEVSNANQHLVPADYIRKQTLTGAERYITPDMKEREAAILGAEERIAALEFELFCALRDSVATRATSLLEVARALAEADVLLALAEAAERGGYVRPEMAVEPVLEVRDGRHPVVERLLEGERFVPNSLRLDVRDRALLIVTGPNMAGKSTLLRQAALIAIMAQMGSFVPAAWARVGITDRIFTRVGATDEIASGRSTFLVEMQEVSRILHGATERSLVLLDEVGRGTSTYDGMSLAWAVVEYLHNRIGARTLFATHFHELTELAEVLPRVHNIAMQVQEQGEQIVFLHTVADGRADRSYGIHVARLAGIPDEVIAMAGRILQQLEAAAARPGEADAEPVPSRARRPRQLPLALELASPLEEELLGMAIETMTPLEALRVLAELRERARVRRAGAPERADRRLQ, from the coding sequence GTGACCCGCGACTCCTCGCTTACACCGATGATGCGGCAGTACCAGGAGCTAAAAGCCCGCCACCCGGGCGCGCTGCTCATGTTCCGGCTGGGCGACTTCTATGAGCTGTTCTTCGATGACGCACAGGTAGCGGCGCGAGAGCTCGAGATAGTGCTGACCTCCCGCGAGGTGGGCAAGGGACGGCGCGCGCCCATGTGCGGCGTGCCCCATCATGCGCTGAGCGGTCACTTGGCACGGCTGGTGGACCGTGGATACCGGGTGGCGATCTGTGACCAGGTCGAGGACCCGCGCAAGGCGCGTGGGTTGGTTCGCCGGGAGGTGACCCGTGTGGTCACGCCGGGCACGGTCATGGACGCCGCGCTGCTGCCGGCGCGCGAGCACCGCTACTTGGCGGCGGTGGCCGGAGGGGGCGGCGCCTGGGGCGTGGCCGCGGTAGACCTCTCGACCGGGGACTTCCTGGCAACCCAGATTGAGGGTCCCGACGCCGACCGCCGGCTGGCCGACGAGATCGCGCGCCTGGACCCGCGCGAGATCGCGGTCCCCGCGGGTGAGGTTCCGGACCAGGCCGCCACAGAGGGTGGGGCAGGGCAGACCGCCGGGGGTCGGTGGACGCAATTGGACGCCTGGCGCTTCGAGCCGGGCGTAGCCCGGCGCGCGCTGCTCGACCACTTTCTAGTGGCCTCACTGGACGGTTTTGGATGCGAGGGGTTGACGCTCGCCACGTCCGCCGCCGGTGCCCTGGTGCAGTACCTCCAGCAGACGCAGCAGAGCCCGCTGGCGCACCTGCGCGGTCTCCGCGTGTACGGCACCGAGTCGGTCCTCGAGATCGACGAGATCACTCGCCGAAACCTCGATCTGCTGCGCAACCGCAACGACGGCAGCGCGCGCCACACCCTCATCGGCGTGCTGGATGAAACCATGACGGCGATGGGCGGGCGGCTGCTCAGGGAATGGCTGCTTCGACCCCTGCTGGACGTGGAGGCGATCGCGGCCAGGCACCGCGCCGTGGGCGCCGCGCTGGAGGACCGCCTCCGTAGGGAAGCCGTGCGTGGAACGCTGCGCGCGCTGCCCGACTTGGCCCGCCTCGTGGGTCGGATAGGCCACGGGTCGGCCACAGCGCGCGACCTGTGCGCCCTGCGTGAGGGGCTACAGCGGCTGCCCGTGCTGCGTGAAGAAGTCGGGCAGTTGCCTGATGCGCGATTCGCCGGCATCGCAGGGGCGCTGGATCCGCACGGCGACGTTACCGCGCACATAGCCCGCGCGCTGGTGGATGATCCCACCACCGGCCTCCGCGACGGAGGGATGATCCGGCCGGGGTACGAGCCGGCGCTTGACCGGCTCCGAGAGGCCGCCTCCGGCGGCAAGGCCTGGATAGCCGGCCTGGAAGCCTCCGAGCGTGAGCGCACCGGCATTCGCTCCCTGCGGGTGGGATTCAACAAGGTCTTCGGGTACTACATCGAGGTGTCCAACGCCAACCAGCACCTGGTGCCCGCGGACTACATCCGCAAGCAGACCCTGACCGGCGCCGAGCGCTACATAACGCCCGATATGAAGGAGCGCGAGGCCGCCATCCTGGGTGCTGAGGAGCGCATCGCCGCGCTGGAGTTCGAGCTGTTCTGTGCGCTGCGCGACTCGGTGGCCACCCGAGCCACATCCCTGCTGGAGGTGGCGCGGGCGCTGGCCGAAGCCGACGTGCTGCTGGCCCTGGCCGAGGCCGCGGAGAGGGGTGGTTACGTCAGGCCGGAGATGGCCGTCGAACCGGTGCTCGAGGTACGCGACGGCCGGCATCCGGTGGTCGAGCGCCTCCTGGAAGGCGAGCGGTTCGTGCCCAACTCACTGCGGCTGGACGTGCGCGATCGGGCGCTGCTGATCGTCACCGGCCCCAACATGGCGGGCAAGAGCACGCTGCTGCGCCAGGCAGCGCTGATAGCCATCATGGCGCAGATGGGCTCGTTCGTGCCGGCGGCCTGGGCGCGTGTGGGCATCACCGACCGCATCTTTACGCGGGTGGGGGCCACGGACGAGATCGCCTCGGGCCGGAGCACTTTCCTGGTGGAGATGCAGGAGGTGTCGCGCATCCTACACGGCGCCACCGAGCGCAGCCTGGTCCTCCTGGACGAGGTTGGACGCGGGACCAGCACCTACGATGGGATGAGCCTGGCATGGGCGGTGGTCGAGTACCTGCACAACCGCATCGGCGCGCGCACGCTGTTTGCGACGCACTTCCATGAACTCACCGAGCTGGCGGAGGTGCTGCCCCGTGTCCACAACATCGCCATGCAGGTGCAGGAGCAGGGCGAGCAGATCGTGTTCCTACACACCGTGGCCGACGGACGGGCGGACCGGTCGTACGGCATCCACGTGGCACGGCTGGCGGGCATTCCAGACGAGGTAATCGCGATGGCCGGCCGCATCCTCCAGCAGCTCGAGGCAGCCGCGGCGCGGCCCGGCGAGGCCGATGCCGAGCCCGTGCCCTCCAGGGCGCGAAGACCCAGGCAACTGCCACTGGCGCTTGAGCTCGCGTCACCACTTGAAGAGGAGCTGCTGGGCATGGCCATCGAGACGATGACCCCGCTGGAAGCCCTGCGGGTTCTCGCGGAGCTGCGCGAACGCGCGCGCGTACGGCGGGCCGGCGCCCCGGAACGAGCGGACCGGCGGCTGCAATGA
- the rny gene encoding ribonuclease Y — protein MGPYIVTVVAVLISLLLGYLLRRTIAEARIRSAEVAARQILEEARKEAEARQRETIVEAKDEAFRLKREAEKEIREQRTDLQRQERRVVQREENLERKTEGLEKRERHQAEEEQRIAQLREEAARLKHAQQVELERIAGLTSEEARGQVLSTVEASTRNESVQLIRRIENEARDEGDRRAREILALAIQRCASEHTAEVTVSVVPLPNEEMKGRIIGREGRNIRTLESLTGVDLIIDDTPEAVTISSFDPVRREVAKVALEKLMADGRIHPGRIEEVIEKARAEVEERVRTDGEQAAFEANVHGLHPEEVQVLGRLKYRHSYGQNLLRHSVEVALLSGLLATQLGADSKLARRAGLLHDIGKALTHEAEGTHVTLGADLCRRYHEPPEVLNAIAYHHEEEEATCVEAVIVAAADAVSASRPGARKETVELYIKRLQALEELATSFEGVEKAYAIQAGREIRVIVKPAEIDDTAAIILARDLARKIEEQLKYPGQIKVTVLRETRVVEYAR, from the coding sequence ATGGGTCCTTACATCGTTACCGTGGTCGCGGTCCTGATTTCACTCCTCCTCGGGTACCTCCTACGCAGGACCATCGCCGAGGCGCGAATAAGGTCGGCCGAAGTGGCCGCCCGACAGATCCTTGAGGAAGCACGGAAGGAGGCAGAAGCCAGACAGCGGGAAACCATCGTCGAAGCCAAGGACGAGGCGTTCCGCCTCAAGCGTGAAGCGGAGAAGGAGATCCGGGAGCAGCGTACGGACCTCCAGCGGCAAGAGCGGCGTGTGGTGCAGCGAGAGGAGAACCTCGAGCGGAAGACTGAGGGTCTTGAGAAGCGCGAGCGCCATCAGGCAGAGGAGGAACAACGCATTGCCCAGTTGCGCGAAGAAGCCGCCCGGCTGAAGCATGCGCAGCAGGTTGAACTCGAGCGAATCGCGGGCCTGACCTCCGAGGAGGCACGGGGGCAGGTTCTTTCCACCGTCGAAGCCAGCACCCGGAACGAGTCCGTACAGCTCATACGCCGCATCGAGAACGAGGCCCGGGATGAGGGTGACCGTCGGGCCCGGGAGATCCTTGCCCTGGCGATTCAGCGTTGCGCGTCTGAGCACACGGCCGAGGTCACCGTTTCGGTCGTCCCGCTTCCCAACGAGGAGATGAAGGGCCGCATCATCGGCCGGGAGGGCCGGAATATTCGGACCCTGGAGAGTCTGACCGGGGTGGATCTGATAATTGACGACACCCCCGAGGCCGTCACGATCTCCTCATTTGACCCGGTCCGGCGTGAGGTCGCCAAGGTCGCGCTGGAGAAGCTGATGGCGGACGGCCGAATCCACCCGGGCAGGATTGAAGAGGTAATTGAGAAGGCCCGTGCCGAGGTCGAGGAGCGGGTGCGAACGGACGGTGAGCAGGCGGCGTTTGAGGCCAACGTCCACGGCCTGCACCCTGAGGAGGTCCAGGTCCTCGGACGGCTCAAGTACAGGCACTCCTACGGTCAGAACCTACTGCGCCACTCCGTGGAGGTGGCGCTGCTCTCTGGTCTGCTGGCCACGCAACTGGGCGCCGATTCAAAGTTGGCCCGCCGGGCCGGGCTCCTGCACGATATCGGCAAGGCCCTGACCCATGAGGCAGAGGGGACCCACGTGACCCTGGGCGCCGATCTTTGCAGGCGCTACCACGAGCCCCCCGAGGTGCTGAACGCGATCGCCTATCACCACGAAGAAGAGGAAGCCACGTGCGTGGAGGCGGTGATCGTAGCGGCCGCCGACGCGGTTTCGGCCAGCAGGCCCGGGGCCCGGAAAGAGACGGTCGAGCTGTACATCAAGCGCCTTCAGGCGCTCGAAGAGCTGGCCACCTCGTTTGAAGGCGTGGAGAAGGCGTACGCGATCCAGGCCGGGCGGGAGATCCGTGTCATCGTGAAACCGGCGGAGATCGACGATACCGCGGCCATCATTCTCGCCCGCGACCTGGCCCGCAAGATCGAGGAGCAACTCAAGTACCCGGGCCAGATCAAGGTCACGGTTCTCCGCGAGACCCGGGTCGTGGAGTACGCGCGGTGA
- the selA gene encoding L-seryl-tRNA(Sec) selenium transferase → MTEGNPALRLLPSVDRVVVGLRRRGLLEEFPRKAATLAAQQAVAEARRALQAGGNGVEPEAIVDHAVGLLRRQFGSGLRRVINASGVILHTNLGRAPLSKAAQAAVEAVSSGYSSLEIDLESGERSSRAVHVESLLTAVTGAEAGFAVNNAASAVVLALAALAAGREVLVGRGELVEIGGGFRLPDVMRSSGARLVEVGTTNRTYLSDYAGALGPEAAMLLKVHRSNFSQSGFVHDATPSELVGLGRSRGVPVVHDLGSGCLVETARVGLPAEPTVQASVAEGADLVIFSGDKLLGGPQAGVLVGRHAAVDHCRRHPLARAARLDKLSLAALAATLRAYLEPDRAWQEIPILVLLSRTPVARRRLALRLAGATRKAVGEMASVDVVPTSGEAGGGTLPGALVPSWAVEIRPVAARPEEWASRLRMGSTSVVGILREGALLLDVLAMLPGEDRRLPALIRAAAVSR, encoded by the coding sequence GTGACTGAGGGGAACCCTGCGCTGCGCCTGCTGCCCTCAGTGGACAGGGTGGTGGTAGGGCTGCGCCGGCGCGGGCTGCTGGAGGAGTTTCCCCGGAAGGCGGCCACGCTGGCCGCCCAACAGGCAGTGGCTGAGGCACGGCGCGCGCTCCAGGCGGGAGGGAACGGCGTGGAGCCTGAGGCCATCGTGGATCACGCCGTCGGGCTGCTGCGGCGGCAGTTCGGAAGTGGCCTTCGACGCGTCATCAACGCCAGCGGCGTCATACTGCACACCAACCTCGGACGTGCCCCGCTCTCGAAGGCGGCGCAGGCCGCGGTGGAAGCGGTTTCATCCGGCTACAGCTCCCTGGAGATCGACCTGGAAAGCGGTGAACGCAGCAGCCGGGCCGTTCATGTCGAATCTCTGCTGACCGCCGTGACCGGGGCAGAGGCGGGCTTCGCGGTGAACAACGCCGCATCCGCGGTGGTCCTTGCGCTGGCGGCTCTGGCCGCGGGGCGCGAGGTGCTGGTCGGGCGCGGTGAGCTCGTGGAGATCGGCGGCGGATTCCGACTGCCCGACGTCATGCGCTCCAGCGGCGCCCGCCTGGTGGAGGTCGGCACAACCAACCGCACCTACCTCTCCGACTATGCCGGGGCCCTGGGCCCTGAGGCGGCGATGCTGTTGAAGGTCCACCGCAGCAACTTCTCTCAGAGCGGTTTCGTGCACGATGCGACGCCCTCCGAGCTGGTAGGCCTGGGGAGGAGCCGCGGCGTACCGGTCGTGCATGACCTCGGCAGCGGCTGCCTGGTCGAGACGGCGCGCGTCGGGCTTCCGGCGGAGCCGACGGTGCAGGCCTCGGTTGCCGAAGGGGCGGATCTGGTGATCTTCAGCGGCGACAAGCTCCTGGGCGGACCGCAGGCCGGGGTGCTCGTGGGACGGCACGCCGCCGTGGATCACTGCCGCCGCCACCCGCTGGCCAGGGCGGCGCGCCTGGACAAGCTGAGCCTGGCCGCTCTGGCAGCGACCCTGCGCGCCTACCTGGAGCCTGATCGGGCGTGGCAGGAGATCCCCATTCTTGTGCTGCTTTCCCGCACTCCGGTTGCCAGGCGCAGGCTGGCGCTGCGCCTGGCAGGTGCAACCAGAAAGGCAGTTGGCGAGATGGCGTCAGTGGACGTCGTGCCAACCAGCGGGGAGGCGGGAGGGGGAACGCTTCCCGGCGCCCTGGTTCCCTCCTGGGCCGTTGAGATCCGCCCTGTCGCCGCGCGCCCCGAGGAGTGGGCGTCGCGCCTCCGGATGGGATCCACCTCGGTGGTCGGTATCCTCCGCGAGGGCGCCCTGCTCCTGGACGTGCTGGCAATGTTGCCCGGAGAGGACCGGCGGCTGCCCGCCCTGATCCGGGCCGCGGCGGTCTCCCGCTGA
- a CDS encoding TIGR00282 family metallophosphoesterase, translating to MRILFVGDVTGKPGRRLIAECLPALRRSRHLDVIIANGENAAGGRGLTAGVSQEMFAAGVDVITAGNHVWNNREAYELLDADPRILRPANYPPGVPGRGAAAITTAGGVRIGVINLQGRVFMQELDDPFRTARDLALQLRAELPTVVVDFHAEATSEKVAMGWYLDGRVSAVIGTHTHVQTADERVLPDGTAYITDVGMTGPRDGIIGMARAAVMERFLMQLPVRFEVAAGAVMLNAVLVTASGDGRATAIERIQVVTGDEPRAD from the coding sequence GTGAGGATCCTGTTCGTAGGAGACGTCACCGGGAAACCGGGCAGACGGCTGATTGCCGAATGCCTGCCGGCGCTGCGGCGGTCGCGGCACCTCGACGTGATAATCGCCAACGGTGAGAACGCCGCGGGCGGCAGGGGGTTGACCGCGGGCGTGTCCCAGGAGATGTTTGCCGCCGGTGTGGACGTGATCACGGCCGGCAACCACGTCTGGAACAATCGGGAGGCCTACGAACTGCTCGATGCCGACCCCCGGATTCTGCGGCCGGCCAACTACCCACCTGGGGTACCGGGAAGGGGCGCGGCAGCAATCACGACCGCGGGCGGCGTCAGGATCGGTGTGATCAACCTGCAGGGGCGCGTGTTCATGCAGGAGCTCGACGATCCATTCCGCACCGCGCGGGACCTTGCACTCCAGTTGCGCGCGGAACTCCCCACGGTTGTGGTGGATTTCCATGCCGAGGCCACATCAGAGAAGGTGGCCATGGGCTGGTACCTGGACGGCCGCGTGAGCGCGGTAATCGGGACGCACACGCACGTGCAGACGGCCGATGAGCGCGTTCTGCCGGACGGCACCGCGTACATCACCGACGTCGGCATGACGGGGCCGCGCGACGGCATCATCGGCATGGCCCGCGCCGCGGTAATGGAACGCTTCCTGATGCAGCTTCCGGTGCGCTTTGAGGTGGCCGCGGGGGCGGTCATGCTCAACGCGGTGTTGGTGACCGCATCCGGCGATGGGCGTGCCACGGCCATCGAGCGCATCCAGGTCGTCACCGGGGACGAGCCGCGTGCGGATTGA